The genomic segment CCGCCTTCTCGCGGCGATCGATGAAACGCCCGCCACCGGAGAACCGTTTGTCGTCGTACGCATTCGCGACGTCGTTCTCTTGGTACCACTCCTGTCCCTTCACGCTATCAGGATCGACCTTCCCAGGACATAAAAGGATGCTGGATACGTCGGGAACCCGCCACTCGCCGTCACTGTCGGGCCGGCCTCATCAGACGGTCAAATATATAAGGGATAATTATACACACTTGATTGTATTCATTGTTTTGTCATACATATGGGGAACGTTTACCCACTCCGTTCGACCACTGGCTGATATGAGCACCATCACGGAGGACCGCTCACGCCAGGCCGAATCGCCGTTCGCCGATCCGGAGTTCCGCGAGACGCTTCGCGGACTCCCCCCGAGCGCGAAGCTCGTCGCGAAGGTCCTCGACGACACGCCGCCGCTCTCGCAGGGCCAACTCGCCGAGGAGTCGCTACTCCCGGACCGGACCGTCCGATACGCCCTCACCCGGCTCGAAGAGGCATCGCTCGTCGACTCGCGATACTCCTTTCGCGACGCCAGAAAGCAGGTCTACTTCCTCGTCGTCT from the Natronomonas salsuginis genome contains:
- a CDS encoding MarR family transcriptional regulator; translated protein: MSTITEDRSRQAESPFADPEFRETLRGLPPSAKLVAKVLDDTPPLSQGQLAEESLLPDRTVRYALTRLEEASLVDSRYSFRDARKQVYFLVV